Genomic window (Pirellulales bacterium):
TTTTCACGTCCGGCCCGATGACGCAAAACGGGCCAATATGCACGTCGTCCCCGATTTCGGCTCGCGGGTCGATCATGGCATTTTGTGAGATGGACGTGGCCATAGTCGTCGTTCAATTCGTCTGGATGATAAATTCAATCAAACCGTCGATTTCGCGGCTGGTGGCGCGCGCCAAGCTTTCCAGCCACGGAATCAGGCACTTTTTCTCCGGCCCGCAATTTTTTCTCCCTCCGTCAGCAGCACCTTGACCAATTCCGCATTCAAGCGATGGCCCGAGCGTTGGGCCACAATGTGCCCCAGTACGTCGCATCCGGCCAGGGCTAAATCGCCCACCAAATCCAATACTTTGTGCCGCACGCATTCGTCGGGAAAACGCAGTTCGTTTTCGATGGGGCCGTTGGCATCAAACACCAGCAAGTCAGACAGCGTGGCACGTTGGCCCAGGCCTTGCGCTAAGAGCCAATCGGCTTCTTCTTTCAGCATGAACGTTCGGGCTGCGGCCAAATCGCGACGGAAGGTCGCCGGATAAATCGGCATTTGCACGGTTTGCCGCCCAATGCTTTCGTTCGTGCCATAATCGATGCGGAAGCGGACGGTTAATTCCGCGGCGCGGCCGGGGCGCGCTTCAATCCAGCATTCGTCGTCTCCCAGCCGTGTGATTTCCCGCACGATAAGCTGAGCACGCAGCGCCTTTTGCACCACAATGCCGGCGGCATCGAGTGCTTCGACGAATTTCAAGCTGGAGCCGTCCAAGCCCGGCATTTCCGGTTGATTGACCCACACTTCGCAATTGTCGATTTGCATGCCGGCCAGGGCGGCCAGCACGTGTTCGGTCATTTCCACGCTGGCATTGCCGTGGCGCAGGACTGTGCGGCGCGGCACTTCAATCCGGTGCGCCAC
Coding sequences:
- the lpxC gene encoding UDP-3-O-acyl-N-acetylglucosamine deacetylase, translated to MSYAQRNERTISSTVAVEGFGYWTGRDVRVEFRPASPGSGIVFVRSDLSPLVRIPALVAHRIEVPRRTVLRHGNASVEMTEHVLAALAGMQIDNCEVWVNQPEMPGLDGSSLKFVEALDAAGIVVQKALRAQLIVREITRLGDDECWIEARPGRAAELTVRFRIDYGTNESIGRQTVQMPIYPATFRRDLAAARTFMLKEEADWLLAQGLGQRATLSDLLVFDANGPIENELRFPDECVRHKVLDLVGDLALAGCDVLGHIVAQRSGHRLNAELVKVLLTEGEKIAGRRKSA